In the genome of Bosea sp. BIWAKO-01, the window GGGCAATTCTTGGATAAGCGGAGCCTGCCGGCCGCTTCCTAGGAAATCGCTGGGCGCTTTCAGAGGAAACAGAGGGCCGTTTCCGCAGTTAGAGCGGGATTCGGGCGGAAAACCGGTTCCGGCTTTTCCACATCATGTTCTAGGACACCATTGCACGCACGCGGTCAACGTCGCGCGCGAGATGGAAGGGTTTCACGATGAACGATACGGTTACGCGGCTGGCCGCCACGCAAGCGGCGATTGCACGCGCCGCGCGTGATTTCGAGCGCCGCCCAGTAGATGTGACGCTGATCGCCGTTTCGAAGACCATGCCGGAGGAGGCGATCCTTCCTGCCCTGGAAGCGGGGCAGCGCGTCTTCGGCGAGAACTACGTCCAAGAGGCCAAGGCGAAATGGCCGGGCCTGCGCGAGCGCTTTCCCGATGTCGAGCTGCACATGATCGGCCCGCTGCAGTCGAACAAGGCACGGGACGCGGTCGCGCTGTTCGATGCGATCCATACGCTCGACCGGGAGAGCCTGGCGAAGGAACTTGCCCGCGAGATCGCGAAGGCCGGCCGGGCACCGAAACTCTTCGTGCAGGTGAATACCGGCGAGGAACCGCAGAAGGGAGGCATCAATCCGGGCGACGCCGACGCGTTCCTCGCACTCTGTCGTACGCATCACGGTTTAGTGATCGAGGGGTTGATGTGCATTCCGCCAGCCGACGAGCCGCCCTCGCCGCATTTCGCGCTGCTGGCCAAGATCGCTCTGCGCAATGGGATTGGCGGGCTCTCGATGGGAATGAGCGCCGATTACGAGGCCGCGATCCAGCTTGGTGCTACCCATGTTCGTGTCGGTAGCGCGATCTTTGGGGCCAGGGCGTAGGGAGCCCCCTGTTCGCGCGCCGGCGACGGGCCGACTCGACGGTAGTGCCGAGTCGGCCCCAGGGCCTACTGAACGCGCTGACTGCCGATCCTAGCGGATGTCCATGACGCAGCGCCGGGCAAGGCGCGGCAGCAGCTTCTGAAAAACATGCCGCTCGACAGCGACGCAACCCGCCGTGGGAGTGAAGCCAGGCCGGGCCAGATGCCAGAAAATCGCACTTCCACGGCCGCGAATCACCGGGGCGTCGTTCCAGCCCATTTCGACGATGACGTCGTAGAGATGGTCCTCGCGTGTGAGCCGCTCCTCGGCTTCGCCGGGCGGGCGGTCGATCAGACGATTGTAGCGCCGGTCGGCACGATCGTCGCACCAGGCATCGCGAGGTGCGATCCTGCGTAGCGGCAAGGTGCTATGGGGGCGGGGCAAGCGGTCGGCGCGATAGAAGATGCGCCGCAGCGGCAATGTGGCGCGGGGAGTGCCGCCATCGCCTTCTCGCTTGGCGACAATGATGCCGGAGCGGCCAAGTGCACAGGGAAAACAGGTGCCGCCAGCGATCAGAAAACCCTTGCGGCGATCATGCACGGAGCGGACGACCCGCAACCGGGTAAGGCCTCGCCGCAGCTCACCTGGACCGGCACTGCCGGCCTGATCACATTTTCTCACGGATATTCCACCCCACCTGACTTGCAGTCGCGATTCAGCGGGCTCATGGTGCCGGAATCGCAAACTGTTCAAATGATTG includes:
- a CDS encoding YggS family pyridoxal phosphate-dependent enzyme yields the protein MNDTVTRLAATQAAIARAARDFERRPVDVTLIAVSKTMPEEAILPALEAGQRVFGENYVQEAKAKWPGLRERFPDVELHMIGPLQSNKARDAVALFDAIHTLDRESLAKELAREIAKAGRAPKLFVQVNTGEEPQKGGINPGDADAFLALCRTHHGLVIEGLMCIPPADEPPSPHFALLAKIALRNGIGGLSMGMSADYEAAIQLGATHVRVGSAIFGARA
- a CDS encoding L,D-transpeptidase, whose product is MRKCDQAGSAGPGELRRGLTRLRVVRSVHDRRKGFLIAGGTCFPCALGRSGIIVAKREGDGGTPRATLPLRRIFYRADRLPRPHSTLPLRRIAPRDAWCDDRADRRYNRLIDRPPGEAEERLTREDHLYDVIVEMGWNDAPVIRGRGSAIFWHLARPGFTPTAGCVAVERHVFQKLLPRLARRCVMDIR